A region of Betta splendens chromosome 13, fBetSpl5.4, whole genome shotgun sequence DNA encodes the following proteins:
- the LOC114867581 gene encoding olfactory receptor 140-like has protein sequence MINSTQFSYIILSAYADIKLIKYIFFMIFTVLYFFIICANMLLIVVICLNRSLHEPMYMFLCSLFVNELFGSSGLFPFLLIQFLSDVHHISNYLCFLQIFCVYSYAGVEFYNLAVMSYDRYVAICFPLQYKTRMTNNMVIMLIVVSWLPPLLMVTGTTMLSFSLQLCGNVINKVYCDNYSVVKLACFDTSVNNIYGLIVSVGSIICALTLIFYTYIKIFKVCFSGSSETREKAVNTCSPHLASLLNFSFGCLFEVSQSRFNMSNVPTMLGIFLSIYYFTCQPLFNPVLYGLKMSKIRNTCKHLLKKR, from the coding sequence ATGATCAATTCTACACAGTTTTCCTATATTATACTTTCTGCCTATGCTGATATCAAGCTcatcaaatatatatttttcatgatttttacagttttgtacttttttattatttgtgctaACATGTTACTCATTGTGGTTATTTGTCTGAACAGAAGTTTACATGAACCCATGTACATGTTTctgtgcagcctgtttgtgAATGAGCTGTTTGGCAGCTCTGGgctgtttcctttccttctgattcagTTTCTCTCTGACGTTCATCATATTTctaattatttatgttttttgcaGATTTTCTGTGTGTACTCGTATGCAGGTGTGGAATTTTACAACCTAGCTGTCATGTCTTATGACAGATATGTTGCCATCTGTTTTCCTCTGCAGTATAAGACACGTATGACGAATAACATGGTGATCATGCTCATTGTAGTGAGTTGGTTGCCTCCTTTGCTTATGGTTACTGGTACAACAATGCTGTCCTTCTCTTTACAGCTGTGTGGAAACGTCATTAACAAGGTTTACTGTGACAACTACTCTGTGGTGAAGTTGGCGTGTTTTGACACTAGTGTCAATAACATTTATGGTCTAATTGTTAGTGTTGGGTCAATTATTTGTGCTTTAACTTTAATTTTTTACACTTACATAAAGATTTTCAAGGTGTGTTTTTCTGGTTCATCAGAGACCCGAGAGAAAGCCGTTAATACCTGCTCACCTCATTTGGCTTCTCTGCTCAACTTCTCCTTTGGTTGTTTGTTCGAAGTATCACAGAGCAGATTTAATATGAGCAATGTTCCCACTATGTTAGGAATTTTCTTATcaatatattattttacatgCCAGCCGCTCTTTAATCCTGTATTGTATGGACTTAAAATGTCCAAAATCCGTAACACatgtaaacatttattaaaaaagagATAA
- the LOC114868325 gene encoding olfactory receptor 11A1-like, producing the protein MNSTQASFFTLAAYFDTGLLKYFYYIIMLFLYAAIVGANMLLIAVICLNRSLHEPMYMFLCSLFVTELYGSTGLFPLLLVQILSDTHTVSSYFCFLQIFCLHTYGNIQFFSLAIMSYDRYVAICYPLQYNTRMTFSRVASLITLTWLSSFVGVLVMMSLSFSLQLCGNIINKVYCSNYSIVKLACSDISLNNIYGLVTTFFSVFGPVLLILYTYTKILKVCFSGSKQTRQKAISTCSPHLASLLNFTFGSIFEILQSRFNVSSAPKILSILLSVYWLTCQPLFNPVMYGMKMSKIRIICKSLLFRSRSLKAQAE; encoded by the coding sequence ATGAACTCCACCCAGGCTTCATTCTTCACATTAGCTGCTTACTTTGACACTGggcttttaaaatatttttattacataatTATGCTGTTTTTATATGCAGCGATTGTTGGTGCCAACATGTTGCTCATTGCTGTTATTTGTCTGAATAGAAGCTTACATGAACCCATGTACATGTTCCTGTGCAGCCTGTTTGTAACTGAACTCTATGGCAGCACTGGGCTGTTTCCTCTGCTTCTGGTGCAGATCCTCTCTGACACTCACACCGTTTCTTCGTACTTTTGCTTTCTGCAGATTTTCTGTTTACATACGTATGGAAATATACAGTTTTTTAGTTTAGCCATAATGTCATATGACAGATATGTTGCAATCTGTTACCCTCTGCAGTATAACACACGAATGACATTTTCCAGGGTGGCCAGTCTTATCACTCTAACATGGTTGTCTtcgttcgttggggttcttgtCATGATGTCTCTGAGTTTCTCTTTACAGCTGTGTGGAAACATTATCAACAAAGTTTACTGTAGCAACTACTCAATTGTGAAGCTGGCATGTTCTGACATCAGCTTAAATAACATTTATGGACTTGTTACAACATTTTTCTCAGTCTTTGGTCCTGTTCTTCTGATTCTTTACACGTACACAAAGATTCTCAAAGTGTGTTTCTCTGGTTCTAAACAGACTCGACAGAAAGCCATCAGTACCTGCTCACCTCACCTGGCTTCTCTACTTAACTTTACTTTCGGTTCCATCTTTGAAATACTTCAGAGCAGATTTAATGTTAGCAGTGCCCCTAAAATACTGAGCATCTTATTGTCCGTGTACTGGCTGACATGCCAGCCGCTGTTTAACCCGGTGATGTATGGAATGAAAATGTCCAAAATCAGAATTATTTGTAAGAGTCTGTTGTTTCGTTCTAGATCCCTCAAAGCTCAGGCTGAGTGA
- the LOC114868326 gene encoding olfactory receptor 11A1-like, with the protein MGIVINSTQISYFILAAYPNIGLLKYVYFMIIMILFVFIVGANMLLIVVICLNRSLHEPMYMFLCSLFVNELMGSSGLFPFLLLQILSDVHTVSVPFCFLQIFCIFSYVCAEFSNLAVMSYDRHLAICCPLQYNTQMTCRKAAVLIALAWFYAVFAIGSLISLIAPLQLCGNVINKVYCFNYSIVKLSCSETKINNIYGLIVTFVTVFVPLMSVFYTYTRILKVCFSGSKKTRQKALSTCTPHLVSLLNFCFGVCFEIVQSRFETEGAQSILLIVVSLYYLTCQPLLNPVMYGLKMSQIRKTCKSLLFSIF; encoded by the coding sequence ATGGGGATCGTTATAAACTCTACACAGATTTCATACTTCATACTTGCTGCCTACCCTAATATTGGCcttttaaaatatgtatattttatgaTCAttatgattttgtttgttttcattgttggTGCCAACATGTTGCTCATTGTGGTTATTTGTCTGAACAGAAGTTTACATGAACCCATGTACATGTTTctgtgcagcctgtttgtgAATGAGCTGATGGGCAGCTCTGggctgtttcctttccttttgcTTCAGATTCTCTCTGACGTTCACACGGTTTCTGTTCCTTTTTGCTTCCTGCAGATCTTCTGTATATTTTCCTATGTGTGTGCAGAATTTTCAAATCTAGCTGTGATGTCGTATGACAGACATCTGGCTATCTGTTGTCCTCTCCAGTATAACACTCAGATGACATGTAGAAAGGCTGCTGTGCTCATTGCTCTGGCGTGGTTTTACGCAGTTTTTGCCATTGGTTCATTGATTTCATTAATTGCTCCATTACAACTGTGTGGGAACGTCATTAACAAAGTTTACTGTTTTAACTATTCCATTGTCAAACTGTCATGCTCTGAAACTAAAATCAATAACATTTACGGACTGATTGTTACTTTTGTCACAGTCTTTGTTCCTTTAATGTCAGTCTTTTACACGTACACAAGGATtctaaaagtgtgtttttctggTTCTAAGAAGACCCGGCAGAAAGCCCTCAGTACTTGCACACCTCACCTGGTTTCTCTCCTTAACTTTTGTTTTGGGGTTTGCTTTGAAATTGTACAGAGCAGATTTGAAACGGAAGGTGCACAGAGTATTTTGTTAATAGTTGTGTCCCTGTACTATCTGACATGTCAACCGCTGCTGAACCCGGTAATGTACGGACTGAAGATGTCCCAGATCAGGAAGACTTGTAAAAGCCTGTTGTTctctattttttaa
- the LOC114867578 gene encoding putative gustatory receptor clone PTE03 isoform X2, with translation MVMNQGLNDSQTNRRLFLTFALMSYLITVFINLMLITTICLEKGLHEPIYLFLCNLCFNGICGASSFYPKLLHDLLLDSYVITYTGCLTQVFVVYSYVFCDFTTLSVMAYDRYLAICRPLQYHSLMTGHKVAQLLLLSWSFSLLETLLAVIMTSQLTICSRQLHKLFCTNWEVVKLSCSNTTGNNVYGYVVMFLQLSQMGFILVSYTRLVRASLQSRSNRTKFVQTCLPHLVTLLVFTSSLLFDTLYSRYGSSSLVTLQNVLAVWFLVVPPLLNPIIYGINLRQVRYRIVHKFTRRLSLNQPEAGLRFPHRSVS, from the exons ATGGTGATGAACCAG GGTCTGAATGATTCTCAGACAAACCGGCGGTTGTTCCTCACCTTTGCCCTGATGTCGTACCTCATCACTGTCTTCATCAACCTGATGCTGATCACCACTATATGTTTGGAAAAAGGGCTTCATGAGCCCATCTACCTCTTTTTATGTAACCTGTGTTTCAATGGAATCTGTGGAGCGTCTAGTTTCTACCCGAAGCTGCTTCACGACCTTCTGCTCGACTCCTACGTCATCACATACACTGGCTGCTTGACCCAGGTTTTCGTGGTGTACAGTTATGTTTTCTGTGACTTCACAACTCTCTCCGTTATGGCGTACGACCGCTACCTGGCCATCTGCAGGCCTCTGCAGTACCACTCGCTTATGACGGGGCACAAGGTggcgcagctgctgctgctcagctggagcTTTTCGCTGCTGGAAACGCTGCTTGCTGTGATCATGACGTCACAGCTCACAATCTGCAGCCGCCAGCTTCACAAGCTGTTCTGCACCAACTGGGAGGTGGTGAAGCTGTCGTGCTCGAACACCACCGGCAACAACGTGTACGGTTACGTGGTCATGTTTTTACAACTGTCACAGATGGGATTCATCCTGGTGTCCTACACGCGCCTCGTCCGGGCCTCACTACAGTCACGGTCCAACCGCACCAAGTTCGTTCAGACGTGTTTGCCTCACCTGGTCACGCTGCTGGTCTTCACGTCTTCTCTGCTTTTTGACACCTTGTACTCCCGTTATGGCAGCAGCTCGCTGGTGACGCTACAGAACGTGCTGGCTGTCTGGTTCCTGGTGGTGCCACCGCTCCTCAATCCCATCATCTATGGCATCAACCTGCGGCAGGTCAGGTACAGGATTGTCCACAAGTTCACCCGCAGGCTGTCACTAAATCAGCCTGAAGCTGGCCTCAGATTCCCACATCGCTCTGTCTCTTGA
- the LOC114867578 gene encoding olfactory receptor 1D2-like isoform X1, producing the protein MENNTELVFVLQGLNDSQTNRRLFLTFALMSYLITVFINLMLITTICLEKGLHEPIYLFLCNLCFNGICGASSFYPKLLHDLLLDSYVITYTGCLTQVFVVYSYVFCDFTTLSVMAYDRYLAICRPLQYHSLMTGHKVAQLLLLSWSFSLLETLLAVIMTSQLTICSRQLHKLFCTNWEVVKLSCSNTTGNNVYGYVVMFLQLSQMGFILVSYTRLVRASLQSRSNRTKFVQTCLPHLVTLLVFTSSLLFDTLYSRYGSSSLVTLQNVLAVWFLVVPPLLNPIIYGINLRQVRYRIVHKFTRRLSLNQPEAGLRFPHRSVS; encoded by the coding sequence ATGGAGAATAACACTGAGCTTGTCTTTGTGCTTCAGGGTCTGAATGATTCTCAGACAAACCGGCGGTTGTTCCTCACCTTTGCCCTGATGTCGTACCTCATCACTGTCTTCATCAACCTGATGCTGATCACCACTATATGTTTGGAAAAAGGGCTTCATGAGCCCATCTACCTCTTTTTATGTAACCTGTGTTTCAATGGAATCTGTGGAGCGTCTAGTTTCTACCCGAAGCTGCTTCACGACCTTCTGCTCGACTCCTACGTCATCACATACACTGGCTGCTTGACCCAGGTTTTCGTGGTGTACAGTTATGTTTTCTGTGACTTCACAACTCTCTCCGTTATGGCGTACGACCGCTACCTGGCCATCTGCAGGCCTCTGCAGTACCACTCGCTTATGACGGGGCACAAGGTggcgcagctgctgctgctcagctggagcTTTTCGCTGCTGGAAACGCTGCTTGCTGTGATCATGACGTCACAGCTCACAATCTGCAGCCGCCAGCTTCACAAGCTGTTCTGCACCAACTGGGAGGTGGTGAAGCTGTCGTGCTCGAACACCACCGGCAACAACGTGTACGGTTACGTGGTCATGTTTTTACAACTGTCACAGATGGGATTCATCCTGGTGTCCTACACGCGCCTCGTCCGGGCCTCACTACAGTCACGGTCCAACCGCACCAAGTTCGTTCAGACGTGTTTGCCTCACCTGGTCACGCTGCTGGTCTTCACGTCTTCTCTGCTTTTTGACACCTTGTACTCCCGTTATGGCAGCAGCTCGCTGGTGACGCTACAGAACGTGCTGGCTGTCTGGTTCCTGGTGGTGCCACCGCTCCTCAATCCCATCATCTATGGCATCAACCTGCGGCAGGTCAGGTACAGGATTGTCCACAAGTTCACCCGCAGGCTGTCACTAAATCAGCCTGAAGCTGGCCTCAGATTCCCACATCGCTCTGTCTCTTGA